CTGTTCTTCATGGTCTTTGGGACTGTTAAGGTCTGGTCTTTTGCTGTCTGACACATTGACATTGTAGGGTGCCATCTCAGTCACCCATAGTGCTCACTCCATAAGTCAATAAATACACATATCTGTATAAAAACACAGATCAATCTTCTGATTCAGCAAATCTCTCAGCAGGCAAAACCAGGGAGTAAGATTGTAGCGGATAAACACCCAAGACCTCACAGCTCTGTCAAAACAAGTTTAAATATGGGAGACTCATGTCTACAACATGAGTCTAGTGTTACTAAAATCAGTGCCatttatgtttctgttttgtgcaGTGACCAGTTAAATGTATTCATTCACTACATTGGACACTTAGTGTTGCAGGGATCACCTGACTTGAAAAGTCCATAGACACTGACCAGGGGAAACATGGATACAGCGCCGAGCATGGAGCCCAGCTGCACTACCGCTCCACACCACACGAGGGCACTGTGGCCTTCATCCCGCAGAATCACACCAATGATGACCTTCACATAGGACAGGGTCAGGACAAACAGGATCCAGGCTATcacctgcagcagaggagaggcaaATATTGTGCAAGGTTTGTTACAATTAGACtgacaataaaaacagatatCCAGACCCTGTTATGGAGATACCACTGAGTGCAACGGGTTCTCAAGAAACCTTGTTTGACTTCAACATTTTGGCTAGCCCAGTGGTTTTCCATCATGTGTCATCATGATCCAAGAGCGTGGAAGTTTTCATTGCAACCAAACACCACACTGCAGCTGATTTAAATGaatagttcctcctctctggttgaggTTGTGCCAATCAGTAAAATAAATTGCTGCAGGGGTTTGTtgcaatgaaaacctgcagacgcTTGGGTCATGATGGCACGATTGAAAACCACAGGGCTATACCATACATCCTTTTGTGTGCGATCAAAACTTCTTATTGCTTCTTATTGCAAAGCAGAAGACATAAAACACAGGACAACAGACAAACAGTTAAACATTCATAAGAGAGATATCAGATTGGTTAGGTCACAAGCATGTGGACttgctgcactaggcaagatctttatgtaaaaatacatgcaTCTTGGAATTGAATGACATGATGACAACGAtgatgaaattctggtgtcaggtatagACATTGGAAGTGTTTAATCAACAATTAAAAGTGAAATACAGAAGTGTCTCctctaaacagcagtgagcaagcGGAGTCCAGTCAAAGCTGGACTccccaacgttagatctttttcctcatCAGACCAGCCAGGTTGATAAACATGAttttgctgtgtgcagtttactgacatatAGACATTCCCACAGTGACCATTTTGAATATATGTCACACATTAGAAGAGCAAGTACAGCCCATGTGCTGTTGTGTACGATGCACATCATGCAAAACATTTataatttcacagattccccactgaaaaactcTTTAGAAACAAATGTATTTCAAGAATTCTGAGCGATATAGGTAGCCTAcacattttaaggtaatatatttggccTAGTATAGCTACCGTAATCTAGCcacggtagctagctagtagctaagcTAGTTGGCTAACTTctctgctaaattcaagcaatCGTTGTAGTTGTTGCTGAGATTGCTTGCTAATTTcataactgttaggtctatctgaagtcctcactcaTATGTTGAAGCAATGCTACTTTTATATATACACCAATCTTCCAGGcagttaggtttagggttagggttagacacaAGTGTTAATTTCAAAATAGCCACTGTGGGAAGCAGGTCAACTGAAATTcaagttttcaaacagttacctgcTGCCAGCGTGCAAAGTtgactagtgcagctttaaatctgaTGACAGAGATTCCCAAGCTTCAACAGTACAAGATTTAACCTTGGTAAATCTTTCAGAGATGCATTCAAGATTAACAATTGTCAATAAACTATATATACAAAATTATTTCATGCAAATGTTTAGGGTTATCCAATTCTGCAAAATTGCTTTCTTAGTAAGTAAACccagaaaccttttttttttttttgttataacCTCAGGGAAAGATCGGAGTCATGATTAATAATGCACAAACATGGATTGGCAGCATAACAGATCCTAATCAAGTTAGACAGGACTAAATTGACATGATCACTCCCAGAACATATGAGGAAATGTTCCAGGAGAGGTTAAGTGGGTTGTACTTTCAATTGAAATCTTTTATAAGGTGTAGCATGAGTCCTACGGATAACTTTAAATGGGCCAACCATACAAATACAACTTTTACAATCTAAACAACACAATCTATATTTCTAAATAGGAGAAAGAGTCTTACTATGACTACAGTTCCAGAAGTACTGTGGACCAGCAGAGGACAGGGACTCAAAGCAGCCATGGCCATGATGTAAGCACCAAATGCCGTCCCAGTCATGGTCAAAAGACCCATGAAGATGAGAGACCTGCAGATAAAATGCATAAGGTAAAACTGAGAGGGTCATGGTGGTCATTAAGAGGTGTAATAGTTGAAATAGTTGTGGTTAAGTAGTGtatgaaacactgcattcatATGAAACTATGGCGGTACTGTGATATACATAATAGATTCTGGgactgcatttttacattttgtgttaTGTTGCACTGCATGGTTGCTTGAATAAAACACTCCAACACAATGATTTAAAATAATTCAGTCCTCATGATGTTTCATTAGACATTAAacgggcattaagtaatctatgagcTTTATCGGCCTCTAtcagtgaccagtaggaattgcaacaacattgattgAACTTATCTCCTCTACACTAATAATAAAGCTCTATAATAAACTCCTCTCAAAGGGGACATTGAGAGGAGTAATCAAGCTGATTAATCAGTGATTTCATCATTGGTATTGAAcagcaaccctatcaaccccccacagattTATTATGGTCATATTGTGGTATGGGGCAGAATAATCATACTTATTGTCCCTTTAATAAGAGTATAACAGCAAAATTCAAGTGAGTTGTGACCAGCGACTGTGCTTACCTTATTGGTACAAACATGGCGATGAAGCAGGCCACGGGATTAGCAACAGCTGCCATGGTGGCAGCCAGATGGTAGGCCTGGTTCCCATAAGGCAGACAGGAGTAGGACTGCACCGAGGGCAGCACCGCGTTGGTCAGGGCATTGACCCAGGCCAGCACAATGAAGATGAACACCACCTCTGCGCTGCTGTACGTCCCCGTCCCAAAAGAGCTCCGCCGCTCCCTCCTGCCGCCCTCCAAGGGACTGATCATAGGCTTCTGCTCTGCCGTCTTGGTGTGCAGAGACAGATCTTGTTCTCTCTTCCCCGGGGCCAGATCGCCACTGAAGTACAGgtcgctctttctctcccgaGCCACAGCTGGGTGGTGGTTGAGCAGGACGAAGGCCACCAGGCACACCACCATCATGgcactgaggaagaggaagaagacctGGGCGGAGAAGTTAGCCGGCTGGTAGATGGCCTGTAGCTCTCCGCCCCCGCCCATAGTCAAGTTATCAACTGTTTGGTTGGCTACAACGGCCACAGTGGCATTTTGACAGTGGACCACCCCGACGCCTTGAATCAGAGCCACCAATGCAGGCACCAGGCCGCTGAGCCCTTCCCCTGCAAAGTATGTGGTGAGGTACTGGGGCCGCAGCCTCATCATGAAGGGCAGGAAGGTGACGGAGGAGGTGCAGTCcaccacagacagcaggaagctTAGCACCAGGAGGGGCACACTATGCAAACTGCCCGCTAGTGTCACCGTGTGCTTCCAGAAGAAGGCCAGCAGGAACGTGGCAATGATCCCCAATACCACGATGCAGTAGATGACCGGGCGCTCATCCAGCACCCCTGGGCGAAAGCGATGCATGAGGGTGATGAAGAGAGGACCTATGTTGGCCATCTGGATGAGGACTGTGAGGTAGGAGGGCAGGTACCAGTACTCCGGGATCTCCGGTACGACCAGGGGAAGCTCCACCCACATCCCATTGATGGCCACCCATGAGCCCATGCCAAACAGGCACGCCAGCACATGGGTCAGCAGCGACATGATGAAGGTATGAATGAGGAATACCAGGAAATGTGGATTAACACAATCTGAAATACATAAACAACATAACCCAATCTGATTAGCAGCGTGTGAAACTAGAAGGATCCCTACCACAATGTAAAAGAGATTTGAGATAGTAAAAAATTCACATAAAGTTCATTTTGAAGTAGCGTCAACAATATCGATATATCAGGCTTGGATATGGACCAGTCAGTGTcattcacctctgatatgatggatatgatgcagtttgtttgattacatatttaatgtagaattgatcaatactacactggttgtctaacCTGAATTGGCTGCAAtgattttgattggattccacataagtatatattattattattattattattagtagtagtagtagtagtagtagtagtagtagtagtagcagtagtagtactagtagtggtagtactagtagtggtagtaatagtagtagttgtagtagtagtagtactagtagtggtagtagtagtagtagttgtagtagtagtagtactagtagtggtagtagtagttgtagtagtactagtagtggtagtagtagtagtagcagtagtagtagtagtagtagcactagtagtggtagtagtagtagtattctgcgtttcagtggagagttttagtgttgccgtttcagaggcttttctaccctgtcaagaataaaattctgtgcAAACTAATAATCcaataacattaataatagCACAGgtatcaaaatcaaataatgtaTAAACAAATTAGCATGGCATAGTTGACTGTCATGTGTTGTCATTGACTTCAAAAGCATGCCTGTTCACTATGTGTCCATGTGGCTGGGAATGACCTTCCCACTCTATCCCACTCTTTGTCCCTCTGTTATTCCCTCCCAACTACTCCCTCCCAGCACTTTGAGTTACATTTGTATGCCTATTTGCATGCCCTATCTGGCAATGGATACCAGACCtttcacacactaacacactactCCCAAAAAAGCCTCATGTGGCTGTGGattacacacataaacacattcatatagagaaagagaacacacaaacatgctcatCATCGAGGATTTGCTCCcatcaaaaaatatatttaataatttaGACACTTAGCTAATCAATGACATCAGCAGGGTAATTGaggcaaatatttattttttgatattATTTGAAATTTATTTGGATTTTATTGGGACTGTGTTACCTGTGACAAAAATGTTCAATGAGCATAAAGAATGAATAGAATGAAAAGAATGAACAACTCATGATGCTCactttactgaaaaaaaaaaaaatctcccaaaTTTACTTGAAGTTTAGAATAATATACCAAAACAATTAGGTAagattaataataaaataagcaTTAAAGTAGTCTAAATAGTATTAAACTCTTAAAAAATGAACATGGATGTGTATCAGCTATATTAGGAAGTGCAAGGAAGAATCGCTAACTGTGACTTGAAGATTAAACTTCCTGGTCCCTGTCTAAATTGCAGAATCATGCTGAGTTCCTACTTTCCTCTTGTATACATTGTAGGTTAATTCACTAActccttttacattttactaTTCCTTTACACTGTACTGCCtaattaacagacacacaggaagCAGATGGAGCTGAAAAGCCTTGCTGCTGTAGGACAACCCGGCAATCCAATaacctctcctttctccatACATCCTCCACAGTCCCAAGGGGATAGAATTCATCATCTTACCTCGTTCACAACAGAGTCAGAAAGAGACTGCCTTgctcttccccctttctcttaaAAACCTTTCACTCCATTGTGATCAGAGCTGTTTCTATTACATCAGCCACAAGTGCGTGAGTATCcattccctccccctcttctcctacacacgcacatacagacacacacacgctatgcTCAGGCTCACATTCTGCTTCCGTGTCTCTAATGCACCTGACAGGGGAGGGACTACGCAGGCGCACACTTCCAACAACAGCATGTCATCTGGTCTGCTGCTATTGGAGGCTGCTTTCAAAATCAGGCAGCCATGTGCTCTCCCTGTGCCTCGGAGCACAGCGGCTGTAGCagcaggggaggaagagggggaggttTCAGCCAGAGAGagctcctcctttttcctctccctcctccaaccAGCACATACGACCTTGGGGTGTGCCCTCCTTTAAACAGACAGACTATGGTGTGACTGAGAAGGGGGCAGCTGCTCACTATAGCTGCATATGCAACACACTCTATGGAGTTATGTGTACTGGAACTGGATACAGTTCTGGATTACTGTACAGTTTGCCAATATAAAACCTGAgattaaattttattttctttgcacattttatttatgcatttaattCTTATGCCAGAATTTGGGTgaggtgggtcaccctgccttaaaaagctgcaaacattaaaagaatttcattagtctgggtttcaatggagagttttagtgtcacatgatggtctaaatgtttcagaggcttttccaccctgacaaggggaaacattgaatacttgtcatttttggcattaaaatgtaaaacatatttAATATCAGCATAAAGTGTCGGCAACTTCAGTCTAAGAATATATCGGCCTTCCACaaccatattggtcgaaccctagtaGAAACAGTTCTGACTACTGTTAAAGATGGTTAATGTTGGGTTTTATGTGACTGTATCCTGATGCATTATGCAGATTTTTCAGAATATATAAAGTTGCCGTGGGCTAGGCTTTCCACAAGCATTTAAGTGCTGATCAAATGAAGAAATGCTGGTGGTAAACCTTGCCTGATTATTAAGCATATTTACACTGCACCTGCCTTCAAAAgtggacattttattttctatttctagTACATCCTACATTTCTGTCTAATGCTACCCAGGCACCATGACATTGATTGTGAAATGTAGCATGAAATATCACACCAAGTTCCCTGCTCTTCCacttccctgctctgtttctGCTTCAGTTTTGCTGTGCATTATCTCTCATGGCCGCAGGGCCTTGGCTAGTCTCTCACAAACGAGACCTGATAGAGATTGAGCTTGAGCATCTTTGTGGCTGTAAGGATCTGATCCACTGCCAGATTGGGAGATGCAGTCATCATCATTGCTCATGCAACATAAGAAAGTTAGTTTGAGGCTTATGAGGGTTGAACTTCTCAATGTACCAGCAATTCTTTTGCATATCTGGCTTTTTGCATGTGGGTGTGGTGACTGTCTCTCTAGCCTCATAATAGTCTTAGGTGTAGAGAACATTTCTGAACTCAGGAGACTGGTCGATCAAGTTCAACTTCAGCAACACCAACACATATAAAgcagtttagatttcatattcaAATGCTgctcaaaggaaaaatccaccctaaaccactgttaaaaaacagctattagcAATCTACCTTGCAtctctgggcccattttgttgtttggtgctgTATTTTTCTCACTTctgcagataactggccaaatgtagacaatgttTTCAGTGCCGCTACAATGGAGttagtcatacagggagaaatcatATAAGCctacagtagcctcaatagaccagaaggccacgcagccacaagacatgttacGTTCTGAGTAAAGGGCGTGGGTCATTCTTGggaaatcgctaactgaagtagaagtagatgaggcaggttgagggaaagtgggtataCCAGAAagacttcatcacaaaataactcctggaatgcattgaacatcacagattgatgatgtgATAGATGAAGTGTAAGTGTGAGTATATGAACcctcacacactcttacactgtCATCATATCAATATCAGTAGTAGCGCTTAGTAAAGCATTGTCTTTTACATTATTAACTGAGCCCTactatacagtgtatatatatttattatgaaATTGCATATCATCCATGTTCTTGTTTTATGAGTTCCTTACAGCCCATTCATGTTTtctacattgtttttttccccacttgcCAATCCCCATCCCTGTTGTAAGCAATACCACCCCTCTCCATAGCatcaaaatgttgcttgtgtGTCTGGGCCATACATTTTTGGATACAAAAGTAAACTCTTTGGATAACATGAATGGCAATGTACCTGCCAACAGCTGAAGTGAGACTTAAAGCAAAATATACCAGAGCATTTATCTAGGCAACAAGAAGTTACCATATAAATCAAGCATGAGAGTGTGTAACCATCTACTGAGGCAACATTGAGCAAAATGTTGCTTAAAGTGTTGACCAAAATGTTGCATAATGTATCACTGTCCTAAGGGTGGAGTCACATTGACAGTTTTTTGGCCAGTGTACCTGCATGACACTCCCAACAACAAGTAACACAGGATCAAAAAACTACTTCACTGATTGCTTGCAAAAAGATTTTCCTGTGTGATTAAATCAACAATATTATGGCAACATCTTGAGCAATCTTGTCCATAATAGTTGCCCAGACATTTTCCCTGGTCATCTCCGGAACCAAACAGAATCATCAAGGTATGTGAGCATTGTTTATTGAAGTTAAATTGTAAagattttgagctgtaattaaaATATACCATAAGAGGCTTTTGAGTGACATTGTTTCATTTCCTTCAAAGGCATTGTTCCATGTGCCAATATACGAACAGACTGTGCAGCTCTGCTGGGAGAGGAAGTATTATCTGTCCCAAGTAAGaaccacttttgtttcaggcacacacaaaataaaacacctgatAAATTCTGGTAAAGTGTCTCTTATGCTTACGAACATCTgatgttttccattttcttgTAGAAAAAATTGATGGTGCAGTTGCTGAGGCTTCAGCAACAAAAGCAGGTCCCATCTGAGCTCAcagctgaggacatgactgactggctggtggagcggggcaagaaatctctcagggagcggtgagacttactgagacatacagacagtc
The Centroberyx gerrardi isolate f3 chromosome 12, fCenGer3.hap1.cur.20231027, whole genome shotgun sequence genome window above contains:
- the LOC139914179 gene encoding riboflavin transporter 2 codes for the protein MSLLTHVLACLFGMGSWVAINGMWVELPLVVPEIPEYWYLPSYLTVLIQMANIGPLFITLMHRFRPGVLDERPVIYCIVVLGIIATFLLAFFWKHTVTLAGSLHSVPLLVLSFLLSVVDCTSSVTFLPFMMRLRPQYLTTYFAGEGLSGLVPALVALIQGVGVVHCQNATVAVVANQTVDNLTMGGGGELQAIYQPANFSAQVFFLFLSAMMVVCLVAFVLLNHHPAVARERKSDLYFSGDLAPGKREQDLSLHTKTAEQKPMISPLEGGRRERRSSFGTGTYSSAEVVFIFIVLAWVNALTNAVLPSVQSYSCLPYGNQAYHLAATMAAVANPVACFIAMFVPIRSLIFMGLLTMTGTAFGAYIMAMAALSPCPLLVHSTSGTVVIVIAWILFVLTLSYVKVIIGVILRDEGHSALVWCGAVVQLGSMLGAVSMFPLVSVYGLFKSGDPCNTKCPM